A genomic region of Marinobacter sp. NP-4(2019) contains the following coding sequences:
- a CDS encoding EAL domain-containing protein, whose translation MARMQSLAMPFHQRGLISLRSLLLLYTGSLLLLILLASLAFSFDRFRDYVSDQLEGHARDGATAVGLSLSNAIDGRDPVASASLIDSVFDSGRYLSVVYFDHQGEWIAGRQARLSSAGVPSWFVSLADLPLPVGQAEVVRGWSRLGYVEVVSHPGRAYRDLWHVTIGMIGGTMVVGTIGLLLLFWMVRRLLKPLKALEKQAEALGRRDFRKRVEINSTRDLNQVTRAMNQMADDLGDLFEGQAKLIQHLRRVSNEDSVTGLASRSAFDQRLKVEVESEERAAPGVLFLIQLDDFALYNQTYGRSEGDRLLLGIAGVINQFVRAHTGAFAGRRSGAEFAIFLPGVTQADGVVWCHQLIEELDGVYADRASPMEVMVHAGVAQALESRNARELMTAADEALRQAQTSPQTECYAADPERTGHHNLETWRAIIRRAIDQDRLSLWLQPMVVNGNGDLVYHQVFSRIESDEGELRAAVFVPIAERFDMIADIDRLVARHALLLLERQPQSSLALTLGASSVASESFRQDLIERLESAGPARERLWVGISEQTVHHHRTAVGLLVRALNRLNVAVLVDRFGVGGVPFSYLRNLRFQGLRIDNSFIHGIDSHEENRFYLESVVAIAHSRGVKVFATGVETAEEYKVLCTLGVDGAMGYHLGRPFQADNDN comes from the coding sequence ATGGCACGGATGCAGTCTCTAGCTATGCCTTTTCACCAGAGGGGGCTGATTTCCCTTCGTTCCCTGCTATTGCTCTATACCGGCAGCTTGCTGCTGCTGATTCTGCTGGCCAGCCTTGCCTTTAGCTTTGATCGTTTCCGGGACTATGTGTCGGATCAACTGGAGGGGCATGCCCGCGACGGGGCGACCGCGGTGGGGTTGTCGCTGTCCAACGCCATTGATGGCCGTGATCCTGTGGCGTCTGCATCATTGATTGACTCGGTTTTTGACAGTGGCAGGTACCTGTCGGTGGTGTATTTCGATCATCAGGGTGAATGGATCGCAGGCCGGCAGGCGAGGCTGTCCAGTGCCGGTGTACCGTCCTGGTTTGTGTCATTGGCGGACTTGCCTTTGCCTGTGGGGCAGGCGGAGGTGGTGCGTGGCTGGTCCCGTCTCGGGTATGTGGAAGTCGTCAGTCACCCGGGGCGGGCTTATCGCGATCTCTGGCATGTGACCATAGGGATGATCGGCGGAACCATGGTGGTTGGCACCATCGGATTATTGTTGTTGTTCTGGATGGTGAGACGGCTGCTCAAGCCGCTGAAAGCGCTGGAAAAGCAGGCCGAGGCGCTGGGGCGAAGAGACTTTCGCAAGCGTGTCGAGATAAATTCTACTCGTGACCTGAACCAGGTCACCCGTGCGATGAACCAGATGGCGGATGACCTCGGCGACCTGTTCGAGGGACAGGCGAAACTGATTCAACACCTGCGGCGGGTCAGTAATGAAGACAGCGTCACCGGGCTGGCCAGCCGCAGTGCCTTCGATCAGCGCCTGAAAGTTGAGGTGGAATCGGAGGAGCGGGCGGCTCCGGGGGTATTGTTCCTGATACAGCTCGACGACTTTGCTCTGTACAACCAGACCTATGGCCGTAGTGAAGGTGACCGTTTGCTTCTGGGTATTGCTGGCGTTATCAATCAGTTTGTCCGGGCCCACACGGGCGCATTTGCCGGCCGTAGAAGTGGTGCCGAATTCGCCATTTTTTTGCCCGGAGTGACCCAGGCAGATGGCGTTGTCTGGTGTCATCAACTGATCGAAGAACTGGATGGTGTGTATGCTGACCGGGCATCCCCCATGGAGGTGATGGTCCACGCTGGCGTGGCTCAGGCGCTGGAAAGCCGGAATGCACGGGAACTGATGACCGCAGCGGATGAGGCGCTGCGACAGGCTCAGACCAGTCCCCAGACCGAGTGCTACGCGGCGGACCCGGAGCGGACCGGTCATCACAATCTGGAAACCTGGCGCGCGATAATCCGCCGTGCCATTGATCAGGACCGTTTGTCACTGTGGCTGCAGCCCATGGTGGTCAACGGCAATGGCGATCTGGTCTATCATCAGGTGTTTTCACGTATCGAGAGCGATGAGGGTGAGCTCAGGGCTGCGGTGTTTGTGCCAATCGCCGAGCGCTTCGATATGATCGCGGACATTGACCGGCTGGTGGCGCGTCATGCGCTTCTTCTGCTTGAACGACAACCACAGTCGAGTCTGGCGTTGACCCTGGGGGCTTCCTCCGTTGCCAGTGAATCGTTCCGGCAAGACCTGATTGAGCGTCTGGAGTCGGCCGGGCCTGCGCGTGAACGCCTCTGGGTTGGTATTTCGGAACAAACCGTGCACCATCACCGGACGGCGGTCGGCTTGCTGGTGCGAGCGCTGAACCGGCTCAATGTGGCGGTCCTGGTGGACCGCTTCGGGGTCGGCGGCGTACCTTTCAGTTACCTGAGGAATCTGAGGTTCCAGGGCCTTCGTATTGATAACAGCTTTATTCATGGTATTGATAGCCATGAAGAAAACCGCTTTTATCTGGAGTCTGTGGTGGCAATCGCCCATAGTCGGGGGGTAAAAGTGTTCGCGACAGGCGTAGAGACCGCCGAAGAATACAAGGTCTTGTGTACATTGGGTGTGGATGGTGCGATGGGGTACCATCTGGGCCGGCCGTTCCAGGCGGATAACGATAACTGA
- a CDS encoding diguanylate cyclase, whose protein sequence is MNDESQKEKLRQHFARRVTTQARVVLDTWQKIHGNNQQSAAFRGDFITATDKLVRYAQRFEMAGHSDAGKKVLTLLEDWPTGENLPEGLERQLQDAIELLSRNTLRRTDENTADTPRQFRRTPVYIALANDEMARRLIRQLEFFGFRASAFSDADQLIEACALHKPETILMDVNFGDKANAGIATIECLQERHDTPIPVIFMSDEDGTIETRLRASRCGGEEFFYPAVDPGQLIEKIESYTHGNTVEPYRVLVLDDSRAQAKFMETVLKKAGMKAHIITDPMQIIHALEEFSPEIIVLDMYMPGCTGMEIARVIRQQDKLHSVPIIYLSAEEDVSKQLHAMSLGGDDFLTKPIDPKHLVATIHNRGRRARSLLALMIRDSLTGLYNHTHTLHLLDQEIARAKLKETSLCFAMIDIDYFKKVNDTFGHPIGDRVLRSLSMFLKQRLRKTDHIGRYGGEEFAIILPDTRESDARNVLNEIRERFSELQQPAGDRDFNVTFSCGVAAWTGDSSQALCERADRALYKAKELGRNCVTAATD, encoded by the coding sequence ATGAACGATGAAAGCCAGAAAGAGAAACTCAGACAACACTTTGCCCGCCGCGTAACAACACAGGCAAGAGTGGTGCTCGACACCTGGCAGAAAATTCATGGTAACAACCAGCAATCCGCCGCCTTTCGCGGGGACTTCATCACCGCCACGGACAAACTGGTCCGCTATGCCCAGCGCTTCGAAATGGCCGGCCATTCCGATGCCGGCAAAAAGGTACTGACGCTCCTTGAAGACTGGCCGACCGGAGAGAACCTTCCGGAAGGCCTGGAACGGCAGCTGCAGGATGCCATAGAGCTCCTGTCTCGCAACACACTTCGCCGAACCGATGAAAACACGGCGGATACCCCCCGGCAGTTTCGCCGGACGCCGGTTTATATTGCCCTGGCCAATGATGAAATGGCCAGGCGGCTGATTCGCCAGCTGGAATTTTTCGGTTTCCGGGCCTCGGCATTCAGTGACGCCGACCAGCTTATTGAAGCCTGCGCCCTGCACAAGCCCGAAACCATCCTGATGGACGTCAATTTCGGTGATAAAGCCAACGCCGGAATCGCCACTATCGAGTGCCTGCAGGAACGCCATGACACCCCCATCCCCGTCATCTTCATGAGCGATGAGGATGGCACAATCGAAACCCGCCTGCGGGCTTCCCGCTGCGGAGGTGAAGAGTTCTTCTATCCGGCGGTCGACCCCGGCCAACTGATCGAGAAAATCGAAAGTTATACCCATGGCAACACGGTGGAGCCATACCGGGTACTGGTGCTGGACGACTCCCGCGCTCAGGCCAAGTTCATGGAAACCGTCCTGAAAAAAGCCGGCATGAAGGCCCACATCATTACCGACCCGATGCAGATTATTCATGCACTGGAAGAGTTCTCACCGGAAATCATTGTCCTCGACATGTACATGCCCGGATGCACCGGCATGGAGATCGCACGGGTGATCCGCCAGCAGGACAAACTGCACAGCGTTCCCATCATCTATCTGTCCGCCGAGGAGGACGTTTCCAAGCAGCTGCACGCCATGAGCCTCGGGGGCGACGACTTCCTGACCAAACCCATCGATCCCAAACACCTGGTCGCCACCATTCACAACCGCGGACGACGTGCCCGCTCCCTGCTGGCTCTGATGATCCGGGACAGCCTCACCGGCCTGTACAACCACACTCACACTCTCCATCTACTGGATCAGGAGATTGCTCGCGCAAAGCTGAAGGAGACATCCCTATGCTTTGCGATGATCGACATCGACTATTTCAAGAAAGTGAACGATACGTTTGGCCACCCGATCGGCGATCGCGTGTTACGCAGCTTGTCCATGTTCCTCAAACAGCGCCTGCGTAAGACCGATCATATCGGCCGCTATGGCGGAGAAGAATTCGCCATCATTCTGCCCGACACCCGGGAAAGCGATGCCCGCAACGTGCTCAATGAAATCCGTGAGCGCTTCTCGGAACTGCAACAGCCCGCCGGCGACCGGGATTTCAATGTCACGTTCAGTTGCGGTGTGGCAGCCTGGACCGGCGACAGCTCCCAGGCCCTGTGTGAGCGCGCTGACCGGGCACTGTACAAGGCCAAGGAACTTGGCAGGAACTGTGTGACGGCGGCCACGGACTGA
- a CDS encoding DUF6976 family protein: MSDGSRNGLMTPDQASALIDSGAALSIAGDRELLLALPKGNWIGGTTPYFVASQGGLCSRDFVYVQCLHGVGASIRNYDGDHLPHVLEDAPEHGYSLIILPAGSRVLEDYARYAPTYFDMFIKPIAGWVSGVHVAELGQVSAAVVDGRTGDLFTDRAVVLHVQLPEHESVTVHTVNLFEAGDGPELEFAATGFSAEDCLIDGQPGNLADTLQASGTDRRGPLVADYCGALVNVSIQAVDAQERSVRFYAPVFEGVRYRFAKPVDNYPEAFLAAMPEDSGEVLFSCNCILNYLDSNLEGQRTGQLTGPITFGEVAYQLLNQTAVYLTLERD, translated from the coding sequence ATGAGTGACGGTTCCCGTAACGGACTGATGACGCCGGACCAGGCATCGGCGCTGATTGATTCCGGTGCGGCGCTGAGTATCGCCGGTGACCGGGAGCTGTTGCTGGCGCTGCCGAAAGGCAACTGGATTGGCGGAACGACACCTTATTTTGTCGCCAGTCAGGGCGGCCTGTGTAGCCGGGATTTTGTTTATGTCCAATGCCTGCATGGAGTCGGAGCGTCGATCAGGAACTATGATGGCGACCATCTTCCCCATGTCCTGGAGGACGCCCCCGAACATGGCTACTCCCTTATTATCCTGCCTGCCGGTAGTCGGGTACTGGAAGACTATGCGCGCTATGCGCCCACCTACTTCGATATGTTTATCAAGCCAATAGCGGGTTGGGTATCCGGCGTGCATGTGGCGGAGCTAGGGCAGGTCAGTGCAGCCGTGGTGGATGGTCGTACCGGCGATCTGTTTACCGATCGGGCTGTTGTCCTGCATGTCCAGTTGCCTGAGCATGAATCCGTTACGGTGCACACGGTCAACTTGTTCGAGGCGGGCGATGGACCGGAGCTGGAATTTGCCGCCACGGGGTTCTCCGCGGAAGACTGCCTGATCGATGGTCAGCCGGGCAACCTCGCGGATACCCTGCAGGCGTCTGGCACCGACAGGCGCGGGCCGCTGGTGGCGGATTACTGTGGAGCACTGGTCAATGTCAGTATTCAGGCGGTGGATGCACAGGAAAGATCTGTCCGATTCTATGCCCCGGTTTTCGAGGGGGTTCGTTATCGATTCGCCAAACCGGTGGACAATTACCCCGAGGCTTTTCTGGCCGCTATGCCGGAGGATTCCGGTGAGGTGCTGTTCAGTTGCAACTGCATATTGAACTATCTGGACTCGAATCTGGAAGGGCAACGCACCGGCCAGTTGACGGGGCCGATCACCTTTGGTGAGGTCGCCTATCAGTTGCTGAATCAGACAGCGGTGTATCTGACGCTGGAACGGGACTGA